The Hirundo rustica isolate bHirRus1 chromosome Z, bHirRus1.pri.v3, whole genome shotgun sequence genome contains the following window.
ctgtgactcttggggtgaCTCAGGGCAGGATAAAGCCCAGTGGTGAGCACCTGGTTGGTGGTGCATGGCTTAAAAGCCTTTTATCTTACCTATGCTGTAAGGTGCTGTATAAGAccagggttttgggtttgtccAGTCCCTGAGCTGAGCTATTCTAGGTCAGCAGTGGTGACTTTGTGTGCAGCCACCTCCTCTGCCTGTGCTCGTGGCCTGGGTGCTCTGGTGGCCCTGTTGTGTGTGGCAACCCCTGGGATGGGAAGTgggggctttttctttttgccctcAGGAAAAATAGCTAATCTTGTCCTGGAAAAATCGTGTCCGAGGGAGGAGAAGTCAAAAAGTGGGTGGCAAATCAGGAACTGGCTGCAGGAGTTTCTGGATGCGCCGTGGCCCCACAGtgtcctgccaggctctgctctccgAGAGGTGGTGGCACAGGAGGCGTTGGATGTTCCTGTCAGTCGGGGTTGTGCCCTGCCTGTAGGAAAGCACAGAGCAAGGCCTTAATTGAGGCAGCAGTAAGGACCAGGGGCGTCCTGGGAGGCAAATGGAGAAGGCATCAGAGCGTTGCGGTGTGTGTTTAGTTCCCACGTGTCTGAAAGCTTTTCATAAATGTGTGGTTCAGAGATGGGGTTAAGATCTGGGATTTCTGTGGCGGCTCAGGGCTGCCATAATCAAGGAGTTTCCAAACCCTTTTGTGCTGAAGGCTACATGGAAAGGTGTCTTGTGGGACAACCctcttccccagcctgcagaTGTCAAAAAAGGTGTCTCTGCCAGGAGAGCGCTCAATACACTTGAATCTGGATTTGAGATCTCAGGCAACAAAAGAGAAATGCCTTATAAATTGTTGACTTGCAAATTAACCCCGGAATGCCCCTactgcagctgagctggaggcAGAGTTGCCTcatggggctgccctgggactGCTGCTTCTGGTGCAGAGCTGAAGTTTGCAGGGGCAAGGAGTAGATCTGGGTGGTCAGCCTGGACTGGGAAACAGTTTTATACGTTTAtgtgtttctgtttcaaaatgtggttttataaaaacaggcagggctgggaggaggctTAGGAAGGATGCTTGCCAGCCTCAAAGAGCTCAGGGTGGTTGCTGGGTATCATCTTTAATCCCTGCCAAAACAAAAAGTTTAATGGATCAGTGTCAGGTTTCAAGGTGCAAGGGGCACAGTTTTGGGCACTTGTGAGCAGCACCTGGCCCAGCAGTGCAAGGTGCTCCCCTTGAAAAACCAAGCGTGCCCTCGATGTTGGCTGTTTGCCGCCCTGGAGTGAGGGTCTGACCCATGGCTGGGTAGTTCAAATCCTTCAGGACTTGTCCATGGCTGTGTCAGAAACTCCCCATGAGCACGGAGCATTCGCCTGGCTCACGGGGGACGAGGATGGTTCCCATGGGTTGTGGTTGTGCTCAGCAGCTGAGTAGGGCGTCAGGATCCTGGTGCTCAGAGGGATCATTCTGGGGGTTCGCCGTGGTTTATCTCACAGACCTGTGTCCCTCCCCAGGTGTCCTGGTCGGCGTGGTCCTGCGCTACGGCATCCACGTCCCCAGCGACGTCAGCAACGTCACCCTGAGCTGCCAGGTGCAGACCAGCCCGGCCACGCTGCTGGTGAACGTCAGCGGGAAGTTCTACGAGTACACCCTGAAGGGGGAAATCAGTGCCCAGGAGCTCAACAATGTCCAGGATAATGAGATGCTGAGAAAGGTAAGGGAGGCAGTGACTGGAGAGGTGGGCTGTGCTTCCTACTCCCTCCATGGGGACGGGTCCTGGATCTGCTAGGttaagtgtttttattttgggtttttaactCGTGATTGTGAAGAGCAGTAATTTATATGCTGAACACCATGTAATGAAACTCTAGTTTTAGTTCATCTTAATTTAAGCTGTTTAGACTCTGGGATTTGTCTCCAGAAGATCTCAGATACATCCTCAGCGCTGACCCAACAGGATTCACATGGTGGGGTACAGGGCTTCCTCCATATATTACTTAATTATTTGTGCTTTGTCTTGCAAAATTTTAACAAATCATTTTACTGTTcggttatttttttttttctttttttccttcttaacaGGTGACTTTTGACCCTGAAGTATTCTTCAACATTCTGCTTCCTCCCATTATATTTTATGCAGGCTACAGCTTGAAAAGGGTACGTGCCTTTTCAGTGCTGATGTTTTTAGTTCCTCTGCCTCCAGAGAATTTTTAATACTTGTGAGGGCTTTAATGCTTGCTCAGCAGGACGAGGCTGCGGGGGTGGGTATGGTTTTACCCTGCAAATGTGGGATtgtgggaagcagagctgagagTGCCCCCGTCATTCTCGTCTGCCCCTCTGTCCCAGGAAGGGTCAGCAACTTCAGCTGTTTCCAGCAGGGGTTTTTGGGGTCAGCCAGGCCATTTCAGCCATTCCAAGCACATGGGAGTGTGGGAAGGTTTTAGAAAGTAGCAGCTCTGTGAAATGCTGACTTGGAAGGAGAGAAGAATGATGCAGTTTAGCTtgtgggagaaggaaggaggaatgcTGCTGGGTTAGGAAATCAGTTCCCAGGACTTGGAATAGCACCTTATTAAATGTATGAGAAAATGGTACATTCATGTTTATTAGTGCTGCATTACCTGCTGGTCTggcactgggctgtgctgggcactctGTGCCCGTCCAGCTCATGGTGTCTGAGCTGGGTCCAAGTTGCTGTGGACACTATAGGTGCCTGTGCAGGCTTGAAATAAATTGTTAGCAAAATATAATtcagcttttggggttttttctcctgctaGAGGCACTTCTTCCGAAACTTGGGATCCATCCTGGCATATGCTTTCCTCGGCACTGCCATTTCCTGCCTGGTGATTGGGTGAGTATTTGGAGCTTGTCTGGTTCTTCCACAGGGCTTTGAGCTGTGCTTGGGAGAAATGCTTTCAGCCTGGAGCTGAAGCTGCTAATCCCAGTCCTGAAAGGTcacacaggctctgctgctgctgctgctgctcagcagcagcaaatacTACTATTTACTGTGCAAACTTCTGCTGTGTGGACAGGATGGTTGCTGTCTAGTTGTGAAGTGCTCTCTCAGCATCTGAGCGTCCCTTGAGAATAGTTATTCATGGCGAGGAAAGTTTCACACTTCAGAGAAAATTTGATAAATCAGCAGCTTCAAATTATTGAAATCATAAGCCCTTATAAACTTGAGGCACAAGAGTAGAGGGCAGGATCTTAAAGGTGGGTGTCTGTTGAGCACAGATATGTTTCAAATTGTTTATCCCTCagtgcagaggctgctggaTGGTTCCCACTCTGGATAGTAGCATGCAGGCTGACATAAGGTGTTTTCCACTGGGGTCCAGTGGATTCAAGCAAACTCAGCATCTGCATTATCTGCACCTCATGGAAATTTTTGGCCATTTCAGAGTCAGTCCAAGGTGACTTCACTGAACTGCATTGATATGCAGCACTGCAAAGCGATTGTTTGACCCCATAaacctggctgctgcttttctttagcCATGTTGTGCTCCTGCAGGAGTTCTGGTCCCAGTTCCCTGCTGGCACCATGTTTGTGCTCCAGTTCAGAGGGTGCTTTGCTGTGTGTGGTCCAGCATTCACCTTTGAGGTAGATCATGGGACTGGGGTTTCACCAGTCTCAGTCCATCCCATGCAGTTTGGTAGTGTTCTGGCATTTGGATAGCTTTAATCTGATAAATTCAGAGAAACCAAGCCCATAAGAGTGTTGTTTCAATGCATTGCAGAGATGTGTAACTGCCTCTTCTGATCCCCAGCTCTGTTGTGTATGGCTGCGTGGCGCTGATGAAAGTCACTGGGCAGCTCGGGGGAGATTTCTACTTCACTGACTGCCTCCTGTTCGGGGCCATCGTGTCAGCCACCGACCCAGGTGTGTTACATGCTTTCCCTACATTTTGGCCTGGTTTGAgctgtggggcacaggggaGGAAAGTCTGAAACCCCCGTGAGTTCCTTCCTTCTGAATTTTGGAGCTTTGTTTATTTGTGACATTCTTGGAGGTCATATTTGTTTATGtctgccttttaattttcttcagttatGTGCAATACAGCTTCCAAACCTCTGCTTTCCTGAATCCTTGTTTGCAGTGAAGTCCTAGGCAGGCTCTCTCTTGACTTTGCTGGCGTTTGGAATTGTGTCTCTGCctctctgtgccagcagctgttGCAGAGCTGGATGTGTAATGTGAGGAGGGTTCAGTTGGTAGTTTTAGTTAGTTTAgctattttctcctccttccagtTTGGTTGGATTTTGGCAGGGGCTAATCTAATTGAAATTAGGTTAATGAGACGCCTCAATGAGCGGTACTGAGGACAGTAGTGATACCTGGGTTTACTGATGCACTTTATAGATCAAAACTCTGAAAAACATGCCTTGTCCAACTAAATTGAAGTTAGCTCATGGTAGCTTGTATGTGGTAGCTGTTTACTTGCATGCTTTCATTTCATGTAGAAACACAGGGCCAGGAAAAGGCCTCTCTTTGCTCCTGCcctttgctgagcagggctggaaatcTTCTAATGCTTAGAAATGCTGCAGATGAGCTGTTGGTGTTGTGTCCCTTCTTTGGGCTTGAAATAGGAACGAGAAGATTTCACAGGTAGAAATGGAGCATTTCCCTGTGCATAAATGGGTTAAACCCCGCTCAGTGTGCCCTGAGTGCTGTTTGAAACAACTCACAGAATTTGGTTGGAATTGGCTCAGCCCTCAGCCTGAGCTGTGCCCGACGCACCGTGTGTTACATCTTGCTTGCTTTGGATGttgtgatgtttctgtgaggCTGATATGCAAAGCCTGCTGCTTTCTGTTATCCTCTTGGAGCTGCTGGATCACAGAAGAGCTTGTGGTAATGCTGATCTCTCCCATGTGGCCATAAATCACAGAAACCCCCACATGGGGTTTGAGCTGATGCCTGGCTATTTCCAGTCAGGTCTGAAATGTTGGATGTCTCTGCTGGCACTTAGAATGTGTTGAATCCAAGGGTTCTATGAGAGGTCAGAGtatggaaagaaaaggcagtCATCATCCTGGACAAGCTCGATCCTTCTGGCCTTCTGCAGGTGGAGGAAGGCTCTCCCTGGTGTTCTGAGCTAGCAGCAGCCCTACAGCTGGGTGGCTCATGCCAGCCTGGTACTGTGACCCAGCCCATGAGCTCAGACCCTGGGAAGCTCAGAGCAGTGTTTGTTTATGTCTGCCTGCAAAAGATTCAATAGGCCAAGATGTGCTTTAGTAAAAGGAGTGGGGAAATGATGAATCAAATCCAAATctgaaagagcagaaggaagaCTATCAGAGAGCATGGGGGGTAGCTGGCACCATCGCAGCAGTGGCACAGATGTGCAGGAAGGCAGCTTTCTAGAAAGGACGTTTGATCTTTGATTACATTGAAATAACAGCACCTTTTCGAATGTCtctctatttttctgtttgtcagTGACTGTCCTTGCCATATTCCATGAACTCCAGGTCGATGTCGAGCTGTATGCCCTTCTCTTTGGCGAAAGCGTCCTCAACGATGCCGTTGCCATAGTGCTGTCTTCGTAAGTGTcctctgtttttatttagaaTTGCTGTGTGTGTTACATGTCAGGAGTTGAGGGGAGACACCCAGCCTTGCCCCTGTAAGATCGGAGCACGGGTGTTTGCAAGAGCATCTTGAGTGTCCCAAAAAGCTGTAGTGACATTCTGATGCATGTCCTCATTGCTTACCACTGCTTGGGATTACAGGTCACCCTTGCAGCTTCCCCCTGCATGAtggatggttttgttttgcttttgtggtCAACTGACGCTCCATAGGAAAGTTTTTATATCCCtctgaaacaggaaaagcacCACGTCTGCTTTTCAGCCACGAAATCCCACTGAAACCCCTTGCTGATGGCTTTGCTCCTACCTGCATGGCTTCCCACCCACAAATCCCTGGTTTTGTTTAGGTGGAAATAGCTGGTGTAGcagctgtttcctttctctccccacTTCGAGGAGTTAATGTTCTTACAGCCGGAGTTAATGCCTTTGACTGAATGCTAGGGGAACTTGCTGCCTTTCTAAAGAATGTTTTatattctttaatattttatgtcCTTTGCATGCGGGACATATTTTATCTGCATTTTCACTGTGTTGTCATCATGGGAATTTGTTCAATAATATATAATACCTGCAATGGTGACAGCTTAACATATAGCTAAGACtaatggagaaaatatttctggagtACTTGTCACTCCAGTGTGCTGGTTGTGTGGGTTTCACTGGAGGCAGCAAGTAACACACTGTGAGCTGTGTGTTGTATTTACTGAATTGAGTGTTTCTGTTGAGGTTTCTGGAGCTCTCTGTACTGCTCACTCTGGCTTTTTTGCTGGATGTGTCACTGCTGATGTTAGAGGAAatgctgcacagccagattGTGTTTCAATGAGTGAGGAGGGGACGGGGtcttccagcctgtgctggtatGTTCTGGGTGGGAGTGGGTGGATTCAGCTTCAGAGTAATGGAATTCGTGGTTGATCTTGGCACATGTGGGTGACGGCACCACCCAGTGATTTGCCTCTTGCTCTGCTTCAGTGCCGGCTCTGTAGCTGTTGCTCTgatttcctgctttcctctctccaCAAGCTGAGCTCAGtccaccccctccccaaaaccagGATAATTTGCACCAAGGCAGCAGCTCCGAGTTCACTCagcagttattttattttattttgcctcaGCACTGCGGGCAGGGGAGgatgcagagctgggctcttcAGTAGCTTTTCCCCAGTCTGGGTGCCCCAAGGCTCCTCTCCTACCTTTCACCCCTGGGCAAAtgtctgttcctgtgctttaGGAGCAGGATCTGTGCCTTTCTGTTCCTGTCTTGGCCTGGTGTGGCTTGGCAGCTGGAACTTGCTGCAGGATGAAGAGGAATTGAACCCAGAACCGAAAGCTGGTGGGCAGTgaggtgccagagctgcagtTTGGGAGCAGAGGGGTAAATGCAGCTGATGCAGGTAGAGCTGCATCTCTACCTGCTTCTTCCAGAGGGAGAATTCACAGGGATTTAACACCATGGGAAGCCCCACGGGAAGCCCCATGGGCAGcaacagggaaaataaagggCAGCTGGCAATAATGTCTAATTGGCAATGCAACAAACAAGACCAGAAGGAGAACTGTAAGAGGTTAAAATGCAAACCCAACATTCAAAGAGTTGGTTCCGGAGGGGAAGTGAAACCAgtgtggattttaaaaaaaaatgaaacctgaaAACCCAGAGTAAGAGCTGCTGGTGAATGAGAAGTATAAGATGGAATTGataaaaggaattaaatggAGAAGTCTGCAGCTTGCAGTATAAAAGGCAATGCAGAAAAATGAGCTGTATTGAAAGCAGGGAAGTTTAGCAAGGGAAATTACCTGCGATGTGTTGGAAAGGGGACATGTTGAAGAAAAATGTTGGTGTATAGTTAGGGGAGAAGGCTTCAAGATGGGCATGCAAGGTAGTAAGTGTCTGTTCTCAGCAGATTAAAGAGCAAACGTTTAAAGTTCACATCCAAGAGTTTTAACAGAGTGAGCCAAGGGATTGCTAACTAGGAAGTTAATGTTTTCAATAAGTTTACATGAAGGAAAGTGATGTAAGAAGTTGATAAATGGGATTTAGGAGCTGCATAAGGGCGCCCCTGTATCTCAGCCTTTCCAGGTAGAGCAATGGAATGACAAATGCAAGGCTCCGCTCACCAGGAGTTAGGAGGGAGCAGATTGAGAGAAGGGTTCAGCACTGCATTGAGATGTTTGCCATCTCATCACAAAGATCTGTTGAGGTCTGGTGGGTTCAGAGAATGGTGTTGCTGCTGTGCATGGCGCTGTCTGCCTTGGCTATGCTGTGGTATTGCACTTTGTAGCTCAGAGCAGTGCAAACTAGATGTAGTGCATGTTAAATGTGGCAGAACGGGAGCAGTTACAGCTCTCCGGGGGACGTTCACATCAGCCAACCTGGTGGAGAAATGGAAGTTTCCCACTTGAGTGCTTTGTGGTCCCACAGTATCGTTACCATTCGAGACAGCTCAAAAAATGATACGTAGAGCTCTGGTTTCTTTGGAGGGTGTTATAGCAAACGTTTATTGAAAGTCAAGGTCTTTTATCCAGTGCTTTGGTACAATGAATGGTACAATTGGTGTTTCAGATCAACGCCTCTCAGTAAACATCTTTACTATAAACAAGttggaaaaacaccaggtgTCAGGAAGAGCATATCTACAAGGATTGTTTTGGGTTCCTCCTTATGATTTCCCAGGCCCGAGTATGAGAGTTATGTACTTGacttttcccacaggcttcaagctactgcctggaccactgtcagttcccacaccacagcacagcacttGGCATTGCAGAGAGCTGGTTTCAAAGACCCCCAAATACCACCATTAATACCTCACATCACATGAGACACGGGCTTTGGTCCCCTGCCCTCTAATGTCCAGGAATAACTGCACATCCAGGCCTAGGTGGGGTTGCTGATCCCAAACTCCCCAGGACAGCGAGGGTGTGCAGCCACTACACGCTGTGATCCCAGGGGATTGCAGTGTGTTGTGTCTCCCTGGCTCCCCAGGCTGGGTGTTTGCAGGAGCTGTAGCACTTTGCAAGGCTCGTGTAGCACGGTGAGGTGCCTCTCCCTCCAGACTAAGCAGTCTTGTTCTTGtgctttccctcctcttccagcTCAATAGTTGCCTATCAGCCAGCAGGTGACAACAGCCACACGTTTGATGTGACAGCAATGTTCAAGTCCATCGGAATCTTCCTGGGGATATTCAGTGGATCTTTTGCAATGGGAGCAGCTACTGGAGTTGTGACAGCTTTAATATCCTTTTCACTGTTCGGGGGGTTTTTCCCAAGTGTTTGCATAATGGCTTACAAATTTTTTTCTGCGCTGCATTTCACCcagatgtttaattttttccccctaaattaATGAAGGACAGTGCCATAGCCTTTTTAGGGGTGGACTGTGTAGCTGTGATGCACAGTTGGATTGGATATGCTGTTAGCCTGTAGTGTCTCTCCAAATTGTCCTTAACCATCTGCAACGTCACCAAGTTCACCAAACTTCGGGAGTTCCCGTTGCTGGAGACCGGCTTGTTCTTCTTGATGTCCTGGAGCACATTCCTGCTGGCTGAAGCATGTGGCTTTACAGGcaagctccagcacagccctgcctttgGGATGGAGATCTGCAGGGGTGGTGGGGCCACTCAGTTTTGCTTCTCTCAGCATCGATTGTAGCTGGGGCTCTCCCTCTGCTTGCAGAAGTTTAATGGTTCTGGGGTTACTGCATTAAGTTCCCTACAGGCCTGAggtgcagctcagctccctttTCCTGACCAGGAGTCTAATGTgatgctctgctccccaggtgTGGTGGCTGTGCTCTTCTGTGGGATCACACAGGCCCATTATACCTATAACAACTTATCTACAGAGTCCCAACACAGAACTAAGCAGGTGAGAACTCCTCAGACCCCTTCAGCCTCTCTGAATTTCAAATtcactattttttccttccctctagCCAGAAGTAGGTGCATTTGTCTTCTTACAGCTGCATTTCACTAGGGTGGCTTCTGCAGAAGTATTTATTGCATGATGGATGGGCTAACATGCTTTTCTTGTTAAATCCATATTACATCTAACTcacttttaatttgtttttctctttcagttgtTTGAGCTTCTGAATTTCTTGGCAGAAAACTTCATCTTCTCCTACATGGGACTTGCACTGTTCACCTTCCAGAACCATGTCTTTAACCCTACCTTTGTGGTGGGGGCCTTTGTATCCTTTGGAGCCCAATTTAtaagacagaaagaaagggaCAGGTGCCTCATTCCcgatttttgtttttcattcaaatgagtgggtttgtattttttcaatCAGTCTAGCTTTATTTTTGAAAGGGGATTTCTGCCATGTAGTGACGCCTCTGCTGGTTATTTTGAGAAGACAGAGattctttttccagcttttctgttgggttttttttcccccctctcttctctcctcttgtgGGCATCTGaatcagctgctgcagggactcATCGTTCAATGTGACCACGATGCCAATGCCAGGCATTGTCATGTGGCACCAGGAGGGGCTTTGCAAAGGGGGGGCTGCCTGGTTTAGctgtttatttcctcttttctctgctaGTGCACTTTGTTAACCCtgaagaaaagcctttttttggTCAAACAGCACAGTTACAGCTACAGTAGATGCCCCTGAATGATGTCATGAGAAAGGATTTCCTGTTCTGCAGGCTGATGCTAACGGGAACAAGGGCCCTGGTATGTCTcagaaaaacaagaattttgaaggaatttttttcacatcaCAGAAAGCCCAGTTAAATGTGCAGAATTATTTTCACCCTTTGCCAGCACTGATGTGAATTTATACTGGTAAACAAAAAGTTTTTGCCAGTTCTGGTCTGTGGGTTTGCTGCAGGCTCAGCTAAATTTCCCTGATCAGCTTTTGAGGGGTTGCAATAGGGCAGGAGGGGTGGAGAATGGAGAAATGCCATTTGGGCTGCTATATTGGGATTTTGTGCTGTGCCTCTTCAGTGGGAACTGGCTAACTCGCTGAATAAATAGCTCATTCATGAGAGAGATCATGAAATACGTCTCTTATGCAAATTGGGATGTTCAGGAAAGAACATAAAAGCTAGAAGCATTTTCCATATTATTCAAGGCTGTGCTGAATACTGGCTCCGAGATTATTTTTGCCATCTGGGTGCTGGTATTAAAAGACACAGCTTCAAAGATAAAAAGCAATATGAAGGGGCCGGTGATTCTTGTATCTCGCAGGctatgaaaacagaaagagtattagattttttttttcccttctcaacggctgctgctttcattttgctGAATAATCTTTGGGAATGGGACTTGGCTTAAAGCTTCAAACCCAGCTGTGAAGTGTGGCTTGCTGGGGAATGTCAGAGGGGTTGTCATAGCTGTGATAACTTGAGCTTCACAGAAGAAACATAATTCTTGGGGTGCAAAATGGACCTGGCAGCAGAGAGCatgctgtgggaaatggtgttttttctctcctctcactTGTCTAACATATCCTTTCATAATTACCTTTGTTTATTTGTGCTTATCTCTGTATGATATTCCTGAATTGCTGTGTTTCAGCAGGgtgtttctctctgctctctctgctcttcccaCAGTGCTGTAGTACTCAGAGCTGGGttattttctttgcagccaGAGCACTGGTGTTTCTGCAGCTCCCAGTTTCCTTTGGGCGGTAGGAACTGACTCTGTGTGCAGGTAGGATGTGATGGGAGACACAGGAAAAGCAATTTCCTTAACATGTGCAAATACAGCTTGCCATCTTCCTAGGAAGAGCTGCCAATATTTACCCATTGTcatttttactgaatttggGGAGAAGAAATAAGATTGGAACGAATTTGCAGCACATGATGATGTTTGCTGGTACGTTACTGCATCCTTCCTCTGACCATGTGGCCCACTGCCACTTCCTTGCCCCCAAGAACCTGGAAATATTCCTTATTCAACTCTAAATCTCTTATGGGCAATGTCTGGAGAGGAGGCTGGGCAGGAAGGGACTCAGTGGTCTGAGATGTAGGAACGAGCTCCTCCTGCTTCAAGcgcggggcaggaggagggttTGCCTTTCTGGGCTCGGAAAGAGGGGTTACAAAATCATCACATTCCCCCCGGTGGTTcccagcagaggggcagcagggtgTAAACCCCAGGTGGGAAGCTGGCCATgggggcagcctgtgctgggggctgaCACAGCTCCCGTGCTCTCCCTTCCCGCAGGGCTGCGCGGAGCCATGGCCTTCGCCCTGGCCATCCGTGACACGGCCACGTATGCCCGGCAGATGATGTTCAGCACCACCCTGCTCATCGTCTTCTTCACGGTGTGGGTGTTCGGCGGGGGCACCACGGCCATGCTGTCCTGCCTCAACATCCGGTCAGTGCAGAGCTCCCCCTCGGCCTGCTCTCGCCTCAGGCTGCTTGGGTTTCAGAGACcagaggcaaatcccatccttcccccctgatcccagccctggcactgtgtgtgacactgcttGTTCTCTCCTCACAGGGTCGGTGTGGATGCGGATCAGGAGAACGTGGTGAGTGTGCTCTGCTGGGCAcctctgcagaggaatctgCGCTGCACCCTCAGGACATCCTGACCCTGTGAATTCCTGTCTGTGCTCTGCTTCCTTCCAGCTGCAGATTTTAACTGATTTTAACTCCCCCTGTGAAAGAGTTTGCAGTCAGTGGGAGTCACAGGTTTTCTGTGCTCTCTGGTTTTCGTGAGCCTTGTTTTGGCTCAGCTGGAAAGAAGGGCACAGAAGCTGTTTAGTCAGTCCACGTTGCTGCAGCAATAGATTCAGTCTCTCCCTTGCTGGGtttgaaataaaacccaaagTGAGCATGGCATGGAGCCACTGCCTTGTGCCAGTGTCCAGGGCAGTACTGAAACACCGTTTACTGCCTCAATTTATGTGGCACCTTCTGCCACACTTTTACCCTTGGGTACCCTCAGCCCCTGCTTACCCCCTTTTCCTGTGGGTAGTTACGTGGCAGCCCCAAACCCACTGACCACACTGAGATCAATGCtggagccccacagccctgggaattTTCCTGCCTGGTAGTTCCAGTTGTCTCATTCATGTGTCTGCAGCCTGGttgtgctgtggctgtggctctTCTTGGTTTCAGTGAGGATTCTGCACCTTGgagattaattttattcagaGACCTTTATTGAGCTGTTCACCTCCTGGAGGGAAAGCATCAAATGTGACAGGCAGGCCAGGGCCATAAATCTGTAAGCCAGATTTCTATGAAATGTATAATTGTATTCATAGTCCCTTCCACACAGTTccgtattttttttctctgactaAAAGGAAGCCTGGAGTTCCCATCACACACAATTATTTGCATCCAGCAGTGTCAGGCAAGATCTCATGGAGGCTGGATCTGTCAGTCGCTATTAAATGTGATATCTgggtgcagctgctggctctgaggCAGTTTAAATCTTGTGGCCAGACAACAGAGGGCTCTAGCAGCAAAATGGTCCCTCTGTGCTTTGATACCACCTCCCAGAGGCAGTTGAATGCTGCTAAATGCAGCCCGTTGTGGTGTGAACATCCTTATACACACGGCAACCCGAAGGCTTCTTCTCAAGAGGCAGTGGGAAAGTCTGTGTCTCTTTGTGTCCCCTGGGGATAATCCAGTGTCCCATGGGGTCTCCTGGCCCTGATCCAGGTCATGGCATGTTGTCCTGCGCCTCTTTACTGTTTTGCTCTCCCACAGGGTGTTCCAGAGAGCGAGAGGAGGAGCACGAAGGCTGAAAGTGCTTGGCTTTTCCGCATGTGGTACAACTTTGACCACAAGTATCCTTGGGCGGCAGTCGGTGTGTGACGTGTCAGATCCCACTGCC
Protein-coding sequences here:
- the LOC120765564 gene encoding sodium/hydrogen exchanger 6 — translated: MAGPGPVLAAAAGLWARGAAGAEVAAARPGALDEEIVSEKAAEESHRQDSANLLVFILLLTLTILTIWLFKHRRARFLHETGLAMIYGVLVGVVLRYGIHVPSDVSNVTLSCQVQTSPATLLVNVSGKFYEYTLKGEISAQELNNVQDNEMLRKVTFDPEVFFNILLPPIIFYAGYSLKRRHFFRNLGSILAYAFLGTAISCLVIGSVVYGCVALMKVTGQLGGDFYFTDCLLFGAIVSATDPVTVLAIFHELQVDVELYALLFGESVLNDAVAIVLSSSIVAYQPAGDNSHTFDVTAMFKSIGIFLGIFSGSFAMGAATGVVTALVTKFTKLREFPLLETGLFFLMSWSTFLLAEACGFTGVVAVLFCGITQAHYTYNNLSTESQHRTKQLFELLNFLAENFIFSYMGLALFTFQNHVFNPTFVVGAFLAIFLGRAANIYPLSFLLNLGRRNKIGTNLQHMMMFAGLRGAMAFALAIRDTATYARQMMFSTTLLIVFFTVWVFGGGTTAMLSCLNIRVGVDADQENVGVPESERRSTKAESAWLFRMWYNFDHNYLKPLLTHSGPPLTTTLPGCCGPVARCLTSPQAYENQEQLKDDDSDLILNDGDISLTYGDSTVNTDSVASSGTSRRFVGNGSEDALDRELAFGDHELVIRGTRLVLPMDDSEPPSNVLDNARHGPA